In Duganella zoogloeoides, a single genomic region encodes these proteins:
- a CDS encoding HDOD domain-containing protein, which translates to MDRLDAFKAIAQQAGRGELTFPANVNASLRLQQALNDPDCHVEAAAKLIQANPLLAARSVAIANSAAYNRSGIEITSVKTAVQRLGVRTLQSLVAALIVRQIGSEVTNPALKQQINQLWEHTAHVAALAQVIARRVTRVDPETALFAGIMHEVAGFYMLSCAGDYPEIIDGEPEDWVDHGEIEIGRGVLTRLGVPDGVFQAIEAMWAGLRAIPPETLGDTLLLANDLSPVPSPLYQPRANISEQGARTIDFLIGDGSLHGIMLESAEEVRSLYSVLMM; encoded by the coding sequence ATGGACAGACTCGACGCATTCAAGGCCATCGCTCAACAGGCTGGCCGCGGGGAATTGACCTTCCCCGCCAACGTCAACGCTTCGCTGCGCTTGCAGCAGGCATTGAACGATCCCGACTGCCACGTGGAAGCGGCAGCCAAACTCATCCAGGCAAACCCGTTGCTGGCCGCGCGCAGCGTGGCGATTGCCAACTCGGCGGCCTACAACCGCTCCGGCATCGAGATCACCAGCGTCAAAACCGCCGTGCAACGGCTCGGCGTGCGCACCCTGCAATCGCTGGTGGCGGCCCTGATCGTGCGCCAGATCGGCAGCGAAGTCACCAATCCCGCCCTCAAGCAGCAAATCAACCAGTTGTGGGAGCACACGGCGCACGTGGCCGCGCTCGCGCAGGTGATCGCGCGCCGCGTCACCCGGGTCGATCCGGAAACCGCGCTGTTCGCCGGCATCATGCACGAGGTGGCGGGCTTTTACATGCTGTCGTGCGCCGGCGACTACCCGGAGATCATCGACGGCGAACCGGAAGACTGGGTGGACCATGGCGAGATCGAGATCGGCCGTGGCGTGTTGACCCGGCTGGGCGTACCCGACGGCGTGTTCCAGGCCATCGAGGCGATGTGGGCCGGCCTGCGCGCGATTCCGCCGGAGACACTGGGCGATACCCTGCTGCTGGCCAACGACCTGTCGCCCGTGCCGTCGCCGCTGTACCAGCCGCGCGCCAACATCAGCGAACAGGGTGCTCGCACCATCGACTTCCTGATCGGCGACGGCTCGCTGCATGGGATCATGCTCGAATCGGCCGAAGAAGTGCGGTCGCTGTACTCCGTGCTGATGATGTAG
- a CDS encoding ethanolamine ammonia-lyase subunit EutC, which produces MSELECRQTDANANSNANANANADTETAAANANVEDALVVANPWAALRRFTAARIALGRVGVSQPTAPQLAFQLAHARARDAVHQALDVAPLLEGLQELSGQPALALHSGAASRDIYLQRPDLGRRLDDASRQLLQQYAQPQPQPQPSAAPSQPQTQPRSPAAQSQPQPSAAQPPPLPAAAGYDLAFVIADGLSALAIEQNVLPFLRCLAARLALEEWTIAPPAVVLQGRVAVGDEVGELLGARAVLVLVGERPGLSSPDSMGLYLTWAPRVGLTDASRNCISNVRPAGLTWEAAAFKLHYLLSEARRRQLSGVALKDETSDDDPALASSRRNFLLD; this is translated from the coding sequence ATGAGCGAACTCGAATGCCGGCAGACTGACGCCAACGCCAACTCCAACGCCAACGCCAACGCCAACGCCGACACCGAAACCGCCGCAGCCAACGCGAACGTTGAAGACGCGCTGGTAGTGGCCAATCCATGGGCCGCGCTGCGCCGTTTCACCGCCGCGCGCATCGCGCTGGGACGTGTCGGCGTGAGCCAGCCGACCGCGCCGCAACTGGCGTTCCAGCTGGCCCATGCGCGCGCGCGTGACGCCGTGCACCAGGCGCTCGACGTGGCGCCGCTGCTCGAAGGCTTGCAGGAACTGAGCGGTCAACCCGCGCTGGCGCTGCACAGCGGCGCCGCCAGCCGCGACATCTACCTGCAACGGCCCGACCTGGGGCGCCGGCTCGATGATGCCTCGCGCCAGTTGTTGCAACAATACGCGCAGCCGCAGCCGCAGCCGCAGCCGTCAGCGGCACCGTCACAACCGCAAACGCAGCCACGGTCGCCAGCGGCACAGTCGCAACCACAACCGTCAGCGGCACAGCCGCCACCGCTACCCGCAGCCGCCGGCTACGACCTGGCGTTCGTGATCGCCGACGGCCTGTCGGCGCTGGCCATCGAGCAAAACGTGCTGCCATTCCTGCGCTGCCTGGCGGCGCGCCTCGCCCTCGAGGAATGGACGATTGCCCCGCCGGCCGTCGTGCTGCAGGGGCGCGTCGCCGTGGGCGACGAGGTGGGCGAATTGCTCGGTGCGCGCGCGGTGCTGGTGCTGGTGGGCGAACGTCCTGGCCTGAGCTCGCCGGACAGCATGGGCTTGTACCTGACCTGGGCGCCGCGCGTGGGCCTCACCGACGCCAGCCGCAACTGCATCTCGAATGTGCGGCCGGCGGGGTTGACCTGGGAGGCGGCAGCGTTCAAGCTGCACTACTTGCTGTCCGAAGCGCGCCGCCGCCAGTTATCGGGTGTGGCGCTCAAGGATGAAACCTCGGACGACGATCCGGCGCTGGCGTCTTCGCGGCGTAATTTCCTGCTCGACTAA
- a CDS encoding glutathione S-transferase family protein, whose protein sequence is MRLYHHPISSNSRRVMMAAIHLDVRLDLTEISLMDAGDRRRLAELNPNGMLPVLQDGQFILWESCAIMQYLADTTAGGAALYPRDPAQRADVNRWMLWACQHFAPAISVLTWENIWKGMTGGGARDPLEVARGTYDLTRHAAVLDRHLRAHAWVAGDALSLADFALAAPLMYTRQARLPLDGYIHLAAWHARIRQLPAWRQTEKDLDLETNGALV, encoded by the coding sequence ATGCGCTTGTACCACCACCCGATCTCGTCCAACTCCCGCCGCGTGATGATGGCCGCCATCCACCTGGACGTGCGGCTCGATCTGACCGAAATCAGCCTGATGGACGCGGGCGACCGCCGCCGCCTGGCCGAGCTCAATCCGAACGGCATGCTGCCGGTGCTGCAGGATGGCCAATTCATCCTGTGGGAATCGTGCGCCATCATGCAGTACCTGGCCGACACCACGGCGGGCGGCGCGGCGCTGTACCCGCGCGACCCGGCGCAGCGCGCCGATGTCAACCGCTGGATGCTGTGGGCGTGCCAGCACTTCGCGCCGGCCATCAGCGTGCTCACCTGGGAAAATATCTGGAAGGGCATGACCGGTGGCGGCGCCCGCGATCCGCTCGAAGTGGCGCGCGGCACCTACGACCTCACGCGGCATGCGGCCGTGCTGGACCGGCACCTGCGCGCCCATGCCTGGGTCGCGGGCGACGCCTTGAGCCTGGCCGACTTCGCGCTGGCCGCGCCGCTGATGTACACGCGGCAGGCCCGCCTGCCGCTGGACGGCTACATCCACCTGGCGGCATGGCACGCGCGCATCCGCCAGCTGCCGGCATGGCGCCAGACCGAAAAAGATTTGGATTTGGAAACGAATGGTGCGCTTGTGTGA
- a CDS encoding cytochrome c — MTHYLTKSLALLGLALAMSASWAVPDAKLIKQGEYLARAGDCFACHSVTGGKPFAGGLGMETPIGKIYSSNITPDKKAGIGTWSFADFDKLMRTGVTKAGYTVYPAMPYPSYSRLSQADMQALYAYFMHGVKADPTPSRDSDIVWPLSMRFPLTIWRWVFAPKPEPYQPPATNTANAQILRGAYLVEGLGHCGACHTARAVTMQEKAYTSNGNTDFLAGGQVIDGWNVPSLRNEHGGGLARWSTADIVDFLKTGRNGHTASFGAMNDVVAHSTQYLSNDDLTSMAVYLKSLPANNQAKPFVADAKVATQLFNGQPATAGALLYLNKCAGCHRSDGKGYGTAFPALAGNAVLQGKDATSAINIILSGGAVPSTHTAPSALTMAPYAKELNDQQVADVVNFIQTSWGNQGGTVVAKDVAKVRKIAIPVKPLTAAAFAAGREGTVPQPVSRPSSVDKLDNK; from the coding sequence ATGACCCATTACCTCACCAAATCACTGGCCCTGCTGGGCCTGGCGCTGGCGATGTCGGCTAGTTGGGCCGTCCCCGACGCCAAGCTGATCAAGCAGGGCGAATACCTGGCCCGTGCCGGCGACTGCTTCGCCTGCCACAGCGTGACCGGCGGCAAGCCGTTTGCCGGCGGCCTCGGCATGGAAACGCCGATCGGCAAGATCTATTCGTCCAACATCACGCCCGACAAAAAGGCCGGTATCGGCACCTGGAGTTTCGCGGACTTCGACAAGCTCATGCGCACCGGCGTGACCAAGGCCGGCTACACCGTCTATCCGGCCATGCCATACCCGTCGTACTCGCGCCTGAGCCAGGCCGACATGCAGGCGCTGTACGCGTACTTCATGCACGGCGTCAAAGCCGACCCGACCCCGAGCCGCGATTCCGACATCGTGTGGCCGCTGTCGATGCGCTTTCCGTTGACGATCTGGCGCTGGGTGTTCGCACCGAAACCGGAACCGTACCAGCCGCCAGCGACCAACACGGCCAACGCGCAGATCCTGCGCGGCGCCTACCTGGTCGAAGGCCTGGGCCACTGCGGCGCCTGCCATACGGCACGCGCGGTGACGATGCAGGAAAAAGCCTATACCAGCAACGGCAATACCGACTTCCTGGCCGGCGGCCAGGTGATCGATGGCTGGAACGTGCCGTCGCTGCGCAACGAGCACGGCGGTGGCCTGGCGCGCTGGAGCACGGCTGATATCGTCGATTTCCTCAAGACCGGACGCAACGGTCACACGGCATCGTTCGGCGCCATGAACGACGTGGTCGCGCACTCGACCCAGTATTTGAGCAACGACGATCTCACCAGCATGGCCGTGTATCTGAAATCGCTGCCGGCCAACAACCAGGCCAAGCCGTTCGTGGCCGACGCCAAGGTGGCCACGCAACTGTTCAACGGCCAGCCTGCCACGGCCGGCGCGCTGCTCTACCTGAACAAGTGCGCCGGCTGCCACCGCTCGGATGGCAAGGGCTACGGCACGGCGTTCCCTGCGCTGGCCGGCAACGCGGTATTGCAGGGCAAGGATGCGACGTCGGCGATCAACATCATCCTGTCGGGCGGCGCAGTGCCATCGACCCACACGGCGCCGTCGGCACTGACCATGGCGCCGTATGCCAAGGAGCTCAACGACCAGCAAGTGGCCGACGTGGTCAATTTCATCCAGACCAGCTGGGGCAACCAGGGCGGTACGGTGGTGGCCAAGGACGTGGCCAAGGTGCGCAAGATCGCCATTCCCGTCAAGCCGTTGACGGCAGCGGCGTTTGCGGCGGGACGCGAGGGCACGGTGCCGCAGCCGGTATCGCGGCCGAGCAGCGTTGACAAGCTGGACAACAAGTAA
- a CDS encoding MarR family winged helix-turn-helix transcriptional regulator, with the protein MGERYLKSVRLLAECMQSFERSSAEHARACGLTHAQFDIIATLGNTPGMSYKELGEKTLITKGTMTGVIERLEQKGLVERERSDCDKRSFFVRLTAAGEATFHTAFPAMVAMGRQMFADYSDEDYAALEKNLARLKNAVMAGANHCAPITDPTKEII; encoded by the coding sequence ATGGGCGAACGATATTTGAAAAGTGTCCGGCTGCTGGCCGAGTGCATGCAAAGCTTTGAGCGCAGCTCGGCGGAACACGCGCGCGCCTGCGGTCTGACCCATGCGCAGTTCGACATCATCGCCACGCTGGGCAATACACCGGGCATGTCGTACAAGGAGCTGGGCGAGAAAACCCTGATCACCAAGGGCACCATGACCGGCGTGATCGAACGGCTGGAGCAGAAAGGCCTGGTCGAGCGCGAGCGCAGCGACTGCGACAAGCGTTCGTTTTTTGTCCGGCTCACGGCCGCCGGCGAGGCCACGTTCCACACGGCGTTTCCGGCAATGGTGGCGATGGGCCGGCAAATGTTTGCCGATTACAGCGACGAAGACTACGCGGCCCTTGAAAAAAATCTCGCCAGGCTTAAGAATGCCGTCATGGCTGGCGCCAATCACTGTGCGCCCATCACCGACCCAACCAAGGAAATCATTTGA
- a CDS encoding acetylornithine/succinyldiaminopimelate transaminase — translation MNAKDTTATTRPVTRQTYDEVLVPTYAPAAMVPVRGSGLDLWDQNGKHYLDFTSGIAVNSLGHCNPVVVEALTRQANTLWHLGNGYTNEPVLRLGLALTEATFADRAFFCNSGAEANEAALKLARKYAHAKFGPHKSRIVSCLQSFHGRTLFTVSVGGQSKYTEGFEPLPPSIDHIVYNDIEAARAAITDDVCAVIVEPLQGEGGVVPGDQAYLQALRDLCDQTGAVLIFDEVQCGMGRTGDLFHYMTYGITPDVLTSAKALGNGYPVAAMLTTNELAATLGVGSHGTTYGGNPLAATVALTVLETINQPEFLARVKQAGDKLRGTMEQLIADYPQVFALVRGAGLLLGMVVTDAWKGRSKDIQKAAEANGLMVLIAGMDVLRLAPALIVTDEQIAEADRILRLSIDGLLKA, via the coding sequence ATGAACGCCAAAGATACGACCGCTACCACCCGTCCTGTGACGCGTCAGACGTATGACGAAGTCCTGGTGCCTACTTACGCACCGGCAGCGATGGTTCCGGTCCGAGGCTCTGGCCTGGACCTGTGGGACCAGAATGGCAAGCACTACCTGGACTTCACGTCCGGCATCGCCGTCAACTCGCTCGGCCACTGCAACCCGGTCGTGGTCGAGGCACTGACGCGCCAGGCCAACACCCTGTGGCACCTCGGTAACGGCTACACCAACGAGCCGGTGCTGCGCCTGGGCCTGGCACTGACCGAAGCTACGTTTGCCGATCGCGCCTTCTTCTGCAACTCGGGCGCCGAAGCCAACGAAGCCGCACTGAAGCTGGCCCGTAAATACGCGCACGCCAAGTTCGGCCCGCACAAGTCGCGCATCGTCTCGTGCCTGCAATCGTTCCACGGCCGCACGCTGTTTACCGTTTCGGTAGGTGGCCAGTCGAAGTACACCGAAGGCTTCGAGCCGCTTCCACCGTCGATCGACCACATCGTCTACAACGATATCGAAGCGGCACGCGCGGCGATTACCGATGACGTGTGCGCCGTGATCGTCGAGCCGCTGCAAGGCGAGGGCGGCGTGGTGCCGGGCGACCAAGCCTACCTGCAAGCGCTGCGCGACCTGTGCGACCAGACCGGCGCCGTGCTGATCTTCGACGAAGTGCAATGCGGCATGGGCCGTACCGGCGACCTGTTCCACTACATGACCTACGGCATCACCCCGGACGTGCTGACGTCCGCCAAGGCGCTGGGCAACGGCTACCCGGTCGCTGCCATGCTGACCACCAATGAGTTGGCGGCCACCCTGGGCGTGGGCAGCCACGGCACCACCTACGGCGGCAACCCGCTGGCCGCTACGGTGGCGCTGACCGTGCTGGAAACCATCAACCAGCCCGAGTTCCTGGCGCGCGTGAAACAGGCCGGCGACAAGCTGCGCGGCACCATGGAGCAATTGATCGCCGATTACCCGCAAGTGTTTGCGCTGGTACGCGGCGCCGGCCTGCTGCTGGGCATGGTGGTCACCGACGCCTGGAAAGGCCGCTCGAAAGACATCCAGAAAGCCGCTGAAGCGAACGGCCTGATGGTGCTGATCGCCGGCATGGACGTGCTGCGCCTGGCGCCGGCGCTGATCGTCACCGACGAGCAGATTGCCGAAGCCGACCGCATCCTGCGCCTGTCGATCGATGGTTTGCTGAAGGCGTAA
- a CDS encoding helix-turn-helix transcriptional regulator: MSRTTRLFQLMDALRGYRRPVTAARLAEQLGVSERTIYRDIQTLCSLGAPLEGAAGVGYRLKTGFFLPPLMFNMDELEALVLGARWVRGQGDAALAAAAQTALARIAAATPKDLRDDMAETSLWVPLGMERQPVEEQHVGPVREAIRYQHRLRIGYCDEHGQPSERMVWPFALAFFEGKRLLAAWCELRAGFRHFRIDRIATVETTRERYPTRRHELLASWRREHNIRPDS; the protein is encoded by the coding sequence ATGAGCCGCACCACCCGACTTTTCCAGCTGATGGATGCCTTGCGCGGCTACCGCCGTCCCGTCACCGCCGCCCGCCTGGCCGAACAGCTGGGCGTCTCCGAGCGCACCATTTACCGCGACATCCAGACCCTGTGCAGCCTCGGCGCGCCGCTCGAAGGCGCGGCCGGTGTCGGTTACCGCCTGAAGACCGGCTTCTTTTTGCCGCCGCTGATGTTCAACATGGACGAGCTCGAAGCGCTGGTGCTCGGTGCGCGCTGGGTGCGCGGCCAGGGCGACGCCGCGCTCGCCGCTGCCGCCCAGACCGCGCTGGCCCGCATCGCCGCCGCCACGCCGAAAGATTTACGTGACGACATGGCCGAAACCAGTTTATGGGTGCCGCTCGGCATGGAACGGCAGCCGGTCGAAGAACAGCACGTGGGCCCGGTGCGCGAGGCGATCCGCTACCAGCACCGGCTGCGCATTGGCTACTGCGACGAGCACGGTCAGCCGTCGGAGCGCATGGTGTGGCCGTTCGCGCTGGCGTTTTTCGAGGGCAAGCGCCTGCTGGCCGCGTGGTGCGAGCTGCGCGCCGGTTTCCGCCATTTCCGCATCGACCGCATCGCCACCGTCGAGACCACGCGCGAGCGCTACCCGACCCGCCGCCACGAGCTGCTGGCCAGCTGGCGCCGCGAACACAATATCCGCCCCGACTCCTGA
- a CDS encoding ethanolamine ammonia-lyase subunit EutB: MSSFSHTVGNRTYQFRDLKDLMAKATPMRSGDALAGLAAASAEERVAAQMALADLPLRLFLNELVVPYEDDEVTRLIIDDHDAAAFAPIAHLTVGDLRNWLLGDAADSATLAAVAPGITPEMAAAVSKIMRIQDLVLVARKCRVVTRFRNTIGLEGRMATRLQPNHPTDDATGIAASLLDGLLYGSGDAVIGINPATDNVPQVIKIVTMLDEIIDRYAIPTQSCVLTHVTNTIAAIERGAPIDLVFQSIAGTEAANTSFGLNLALLGEAREAALSLGRGTVGDNVMYFETGQGSALSANAHHGVDQQTCEARAYAVARKFKPLLVNSVVGFIGPEYLYDGKQIVRAGLEDHFCAKLLGLPMGCDVCYTNHAEADQDDMDILLTMLGAAGCTFVMGIPGSDDIMLNYQTTSFHDALYARRALGLKPAPEFEIWLKQMEIFTGDERATLGRTMPPSFQRALAQLT, encoded by the coding sequence ATGAGCAGCTTTTCGCACACCGTGGGCAACCGGACGTACCAGTTCCGCGACCTGAAAGATTTAATGGCCAAGGCTACGCCGATGCGCTCCGGCGACGCGCTGGCGGGGCTGGCCGCCGCCAGTGCCGAAGAGCGGGTGGCGGCGCAAATGGCGCTGGCCGACCTGCCGCTGCGGCTGTTCCTGAACGAGCTGGTGGTGCCGTACGAGGACGACGAGGTCACGCGCCTGATCATCGACGACCACGATGCCGCCGCGTTCGCCCCCATCGCCCATCTCACCGTGGGCGACCTGCGCAACTGGCTGCTCGGCGACGCCGCCGACAGTGCCACCCTGGCCGCCGTCGCTCCGGGCATTACGCCCGAGATGGCGGCAGCGGTGTCCAAGATCATGCGCATCCAGGACCTGGTGCTGGTGGCCCGCAAGTGCCGCGTGGTCACGCGCTTTCGCAATACCATCGGGCTCGAAGGCCGCATGGCCACCCGGCTGCAACCGAACCACCCGACCGACGACGCCACCGGCATCGCCGCCAGCCTGCTCGACGGCCTGCTGTACGGCAGCGGCGACGCCGTGATCGGCATCAACCCCGCCACCGACAACGTCCCGCAAGTCATAAAAATCGTCACCATGCTCGATGAAATTATCGATCGCTACGCCATCCCCACCCAGTCGTGCGTGCTCACCCACGTTACCAATACGATTGCCGCCATCGAGCGCGGCGCGCCGATCGACCTGGTGTTCCAGTCGATTGCCGGCACCGAGGCCGCCAACACCAGCTTCGGCCTCAACCTGGCGCTGCTGGGCGAGGCGCGCGAGGCCGCGCTGTCGCTGGGGCGCGGCACCGTGGGCGACAACGTCATGTATTTCGAAACGGGGCAGGGCAGTGCGCTGTCGGCCAATGCCCACCACGGCGTCGATCAGCAAACGTGCGAAGCGCGCGCGTATGCGGTGGCGCGCAAGTTCAAGCCGCTGCTGGTCAATTCGGTGGTGGGCTTCATCGGCCCCGAGTACCTGTACGACGGCAAGCAGATCGTGCGCGCCGGGCTGGAAGACCATTTTTGTGCCAAGTTGCTGGGCCTGCCGATGGGCTGCGACGTCTGCTACACCAACCATGCCGAGGCCGACCAGGACGACATGGACATCCTGCTCACCATGCTGGGCGCGGCTGGCTGCACGTTTGTGATGGGCATTCCGGGCTCGGACGACATCATGCTCAACTACCAGACCACGTCGTTCCACGACGCGCTGTACGCGCGCCGCGCGCTGGGCCTTAAACCCGCACCGGAGTTTGAAATATGGCTGAAGCAGATGGAAATTTTTACCGGCGACGAGCGCGCCACGCTGGGCCGCACCATGCCGCCCTCGTTCCAGCGCGCGCTGGCGCAACTGACGTGA
- the eat gene encoding ethanolamine permease yields MTSKHTGSAPGLKQTLSTFQLWGIAVGLVISGEYFGWSYGWASAGTLGFTVTALFIAAMYTTFIFSFTELTTSIPHAGGPFAYSKRAFGPTGGYLAGAATLIEFVFAPPAIALAIGAYLNVQFPQINPKLAAVGAYVVFMSLNIVGVQVAATFELLMALLAVFELLVFMGVMAPGFSITNFTKGGWSGQDVFTTAAIPGMFAAIPFAIWFFLAIEGVAMAAEEAKDPRRSIPIAYITGIITLVLLAIGVMAFAGGAGDWTKLSNINDPLPQAMKMIVGENSGWLHMLVWLGLFGLIASFHGIILGYSRQIYALAREAYLPPALAKIHPRFKTPHRAILAGGAVGIAAIFSDELIRIGGQTLTANIVTMSVFGAITMYILSMLSLFKLRRDEPAMVRPFRAPFYPVFPAIALTGAVVCLVTMIYYNPLIFGLFVAFLAVGYGFFLATAASRVSHAHHARFDLP; encoded by the coding sequence ATGACAAGTAAGCACACGGGCAGCGCGCCAGGGCTCAAGCAAACGCTCAGTACCTTCCAGCTCTGGGGCATCGCGGTCGGCCTGGTGATTTCCGGCGAGTATTTCGGCTGGAGTTATGGCTGGGCCTCGGCCGGCACGCTGGGCTTTACCGTGACCGCGTTGTTCATTGCGGCCATGTACACCACTTTCATTTTCAGCTTTACCGAGCTGACTACGTCGATCCCGCACGCGGGCGGCCCGTTCGCTTACAGCAAGCGCGCCTTCGGCCCCACCGGCGGCTACCTGGCAGGCGCCGCCACCCTGATCGAGTTCGTATTCGCGCCACCGGCCATCGCGCTGGCGATCGGCGCCTATCTCAATGTGCAATTCCCCCAGATCAATCCCAAGCTGGCAGCGGTCGGCGCCTACGTAGTGTTCATGTCGCTCAACATTGTCGGCGTACAGGTGGCTGCCACCTTCGAGCTGCTGATGGCCTTGCTGGCGGTGTTCGAGTTGCTGGTGTTCATGGGCGTGATGGCGCCGGGCTTTTCCATCACCAACTTCACCAAAGGTGGATGGTCGGGCCAGGACGTGTTCACCACCGCCGCGATACCGGGCATGTTTGCCGCGATTCCGTTCGCGATCTGGTTTTTCCTCGCCATCGAAGGCGTGGCCATGGCTGCCGAAGAAGCGAAAGACCCCAGGCGCTCGATTCCGATTGCCTACATCACCGGCATCATCACGCTGGTGCTGCTGGCGATCGGCGTGATGGCGTTTGCCGGCGGCGCCGGCGACTGGACCAAGTTGTCCAACATTAACGACCCGCTACCGCAAGCCATGAAAATGATCGTCGGTGAAAACAGCGGCTGGCTGCACATGTTGGTGTGGCTCGGGCTGTTCGGCCTGATCGCTTCGTTCCACGGCATCATCCTCGGCTATTCGCGCCAGATTTATGCACTGGCCCGAGAAGCGTATCTGCCGCCGGCGCTGGCCAAGATCCACCCGCGCTTCAAGACCCCGCACCGCGCTATCCTGGCCGGCGGCGCGGTCGGTATCGCGGCCATCTTCAGCGACGAGTTGATCAGGATCGGCGGCCAGACCCTGACCGCGAACATCGTCACCATGTCGGTGTTCGGCGCCATCACCATGTACATCCTCAGCATGCTGAGCCTGTTCAAATTGCGCCGCGACGAACCGGCCATGGTGCGGCCTTTCCGGGCGCCGTTCTATCCGGTGTTCCCGGCGATTGCGCTCACCGGCGCCGTGGTCTGCCTGGTGACGATGATTTACTACAACCCGCTGATCTTTGGCCTGTTCGTCGCCTTCCTGGCGGTGGGCTATGGCTTTTTCCTCGCTACCGCCGCCAGCCGGGTAAGTCACGCTCATCACGCGCGCTTCGACCTGCCGTGA
- a CDS encoding GlxA family transcriptional regulator produces the protein MSFANLSGLARQRPLRVLLVNAGEADALTWAGLVQPLRMAAAMLGRDAFQLETMTPAQVVLAQPGWQIALLVADDADRTMAPELARAVIERIRSAEYWGGVGAGVLWLALAGVMAGVRVALPWALYGDTESITDRAILSQHLFELDGRHLSCCGGAASIDFALTLVEHLCGATVQAAIKENLCIERVRSHDERQRIALQARFGALQPRLSEAVTLMETNIEEPLSTDDIANLVGLSRRQLERLFKQYLDSLPSRYYLELRLQRARQLLLETNHSIVQVGLMCGFSSGSHFSTAFGALFGNTPREERQRKLAN, from the coding sequence ATGTCCTTTGCTAACCTGTCCGGCCTGGCCCGCCAACGGCCGCTGCGCGTGCTGCTGGTCAATGCGGGCGAGGCCGACGCGCTCACCTGGGCCGGCCTGGTGCAACCGCTGCGCATGGCCGCCGCCATGCTGGGACGCGACGCCTTCCAGCTTGAAACCATGACTCCTGCGCAAGTGGTGCTGGCCCAGCCCGGCTGGCAGATTGCACTGCTGGTGGCCGACGACGCCGACCGCACCATGGCGCCGGAGCTGGCGCGCGCCGTGATCGAGCGCATCCGCAGCGCCGAATACTGGGGCGGCGTGGGCGCCGGCGTGCTCTGGCTGGCGCTGGCGGGCGTGATGGCCGGCGTGCGCGTGGCGCTGCCGTGGGCGCTGTACGGCGACACCGAGAGCATCACCGACCGCGCCATCCTGAGCCAGCACTTGTTCGAACTCGACGGCCGTCACCTCAGTTGCTGCGGCGGCGCCGCCAGCATCGACTTCGCGCTGACCCTGGTCGAGCACCTGTGCGGCGCCACGGTGCAGGCGGCGATCAAGGAAAACCTGTGCATCGAGCGCGTGCGCAGCCACGACGAGCGCCAGCGCATCGCCCTGCAGGCCCGCTTCGGCGCCTTGCAGCCACGCCTGTCGGAAGCGGTGACCCTGATGGAAACCAATATCGAGGAACCGCTGTCCACCGACGACATCGCCAACCTGGTGGGCCTGTCGCGCCGCCAGCTCGAACGCCTGTTCAAGCAGTACCTCGACAGCCTGCCGTCGCGCTACTACCTGGAGTTGCGCCTGCAACGTGCGCGCCAGTTGCTGCTCGAAACCAACCACTCGATCGTGCAGGTGGGACTGATGTGCGGCTTTTCATCGGGCTCGCATTTTTCCACGGCGTTCGGTGCTTTATTCGGCAATACCCCCCGCGAAGAGCGTCAGCGTAAACTCGCCAATTAG